Genomic window (Streptomyces liliiviolaceus):
ATCATCATCGCCGTCATCCTCGACCAGAGCCAGCAGCGCTTCCAGCGCCGCCGCGCGGCGGCGTCCGCGGTCGCCGTGAAGACCGATCCCGTCCCGGCCGGAGCGGGCCGCGCGGGCGGCGCCACGCGAGGCGACTCCGGCAGGCCGGCGGACGACTGAAGTCCGCACGCCTCCCCCTGATCCCCCCTCATGCCCCACTCGCAGTACCGAACCCCTACTGACGCAAGTCCGCACATCGTTGTGAGGAGACCAGAATGTTCCACCGCAAGGCCCGTCGCACCGTCACCACCACCGCGGCCCTCGCCGCGGGTGCCCTGCTCCTGAGCGCGTGCGGGAGCTCCGACGACTCGTCCTCCGGGTCGAGCTCGTCCAAGAGCGGATCGAAGAGCAACCTGGTCGCCATCATCACCCCCTCCGCGGACAACCCCTTCTTCAAGGCGGAGGCGGACGCGGCGAAGAAGAAGGCCGTGAGCCTCGGCTACAAGACCTCGGTCGCCTCGCACGACGACGACCCGAACAAGCAGAGCGAACTCATCGACGCCGCCATCTCCCGCAAGGCCGCGGCGATCATCCTGGACAACGCGGGCGCCGACGCGTCGATCGGCCCCGTCCGCAAGGCCACCAAGGCCGGCATCCCCGTCTTCCTCATCGACCGCGAGATCAACGAGACCGGTATCGCCAAGGCCCAGATCGTGTCCAACAACGCCCAGGGCGCGCAGCTCGCGGCGCAGGAGTTCGTCACCGCGACGAAGGGCAAGGGCGAGTACGTCGAGCTGACCGGCAAGGAGTCAGACACCAACGCCAGCGTCCGCTCCAAGGGCTTCGCCGACGTCATCTCGCAGTACCCGGACCTCAAGCAGGTCGCCAAGCAGACGGCCAACTGGGACCAGCAGGAGGCCTTCAGCAAGATGGAGACCATCCTCCAGCGCAACCCGAAGATCAGCGGTGTCATCGCGGGCAACGACACCATGGCCCTGGGCGCGGTGGCCGCGATCAAGTCGGCCAAGCGCAAGAACATCGTCGTGGTCGGCTTCGACGGCAGTCCGGACGCCATCGCCCAGATCAAGGCGGGCACCATGCGGGCGACGGCACTCCAGCCCGCCGCGCTGGGGGCCGAGCGGGCGGTCGAGCAGGCCGACAAGTACGTGAAGACGGGCAAGACCGGACAGCCCGAGAAGCAGTCCATCGACTGCGAACTGATCACCGTGAAGAACGCCGACGAGTACGGGGTCTTCGCCAAACTCTGATGCCGGCGACCCCGCACCGCGGCCAGCCGTGGCGGAACCCCGACGATAAGGTGTGGTGTTCCGCAGCGGTGACAGGCTCTGGCGCCAGGCCGCCAGGGACGACAAGGATGGAGACATGGTGGCGGCAGCGTCCACTCCCACCCCTGACCATATGCGGCTGCTGATCAAGGTGGCCCGCATGTATCACGAGCGCGGAGTGCGTCAGCCCGAGATCGCGGCACACCTCAACATGTCGCAGCCCCGCGTCTCCCGCCTGCTGAAGGAGGCGGTCGACCGAGGAGTGGTCCGTACCGTGGTCGTGTCACCGGAAGGTGTGCACGCCGAGCTCGAAGAGGCCCTCGTGGCACGGTACGGCCTGCGCGACGCCGTCGTGGTCGAGGTCGAGGGGTCGGGAGCCGATGTCATCCCCGCGCTCGCCGCCGCCACCGCCACCTACCTCGACGCCACCCTCAAGGGCGGAGACGTCATCGGCGTCTCCTCCTGGAGCGCCACGCTGCTGGAGTCCGTGAAGGTGATGCGGGCCAGGACCTCCTCCGGCGCGCAGGAGGTCGTACAGATCGTCGGCGGTTCGGGCAGCCCCGAAGTACAGCTGCACGCCACGCGGTTGACGAGTCGGCTGGCCGAACTCACCGGCGCGCGACCGGTGTTCGCCCCGTCCGCCGCCCTGGTCGGCAGCAGGGAGCTGAGGGTCCTGCTGTCGCGGGAGCCGGCGATGGTGGACGTGATGCAGGCATGGTCGCGTCTCACCCTGGCCCTGCTGGGCATCGGCAGCCTCGATCCCTCACCGTTGCTGCGACGCTCGGGCAACGCCATCACCGCCCAGGACCAGCGGGCGCTCAAGAAGCTCGGGGCCGTGGGCGACGTCTGCGCCCGGTACTTCGACGCCGACGGGAACTCCGTCGACGCGCCCTTCAACGACCGCCTCATCGGCATCGAACCGGACCAGCTCCGCGCCGTGGAGCGCCGCATCGCGGTGGCCGGCGGAATGGACAAGGTGGCGGCGATCCGCGGTGCGGTCCGCGGCAGGTGGATCAACATCCTGGTCACCGACGTCGACGTCGCCCGAGAGCTGCTGAACGACTGATCGCGACCGATTCAGCGATCCACACATGGAGGCATTCGATGACACTCCGCGTCCAGATCGGCACCACATACTCCCCCATATCCTCCCGCATCGCCCGCGTGCTCGTCGTGAGCACGGCCGCTCTCGGGCTCACCCTGCCCATGGCGCAGCCCGGCTCGGCGGCGGGCGGCGGCACGCCCGCGGCGGACAAGGACCGGCGCTCACGAACCGGCACTCACGCCACGACGCCGTCGGCCGCGCCCCGCACGATCGTGACGACCGACCCGGAGCTGGACGACCTGAACTCGATGCTGCGCATGCTGCTGTACAGCAACGAGATCGACATCGCCGGCCTGGTCTACTCCTCCAGCCAGCACCACTACCGGGGCGACGCGAGCCGCGGCCTGGAGCCGCACCGCTGGCCCGCGCCCGGTGCCCGGCTGCACATCGACGAGGCCGTCGACGCCTACGCCGAGGTGTACGGGAACCTGGTCCGCCACGACCCGCGCTACCCCTCGCCCGCCCGGCTGCGGTCGCTGATCGCGACGGGCAACGTCATCGACGAGGGCGACATGGCCGCGGACACGAAGGGCTCCGACCTCATCAGGAAGGTCCTGCTCGACGACAAGCCGGGACAGGTGTTCCTGCAGGCCTGGGGCGGACCCAACACCATCGCCCGGGCGCTCAAGTCCATCCAGGACCGGTACCAGGGCACTCCGCGGTGGCGCGCCGTCTACAAGAAGATCGTGGACAAGGCGGTCATCACCAGCTTCGGTCAGCAGGACTCCACGTTCGAGGACTACATCAAACCGAACTGGCCGGACATCCAGAACCGCGAGGTGGCCACATCCGTCTGGGGTTACGGTTCCCGCGGCGTCGTCCGCCCCGAGGACGCGGTCTACCACTCCGCCGACTGGACCAGGGCCAACGTCTCCGGCACGGGGCCGATCGGTGCCTCCTACCGCGTCTGGGGCGACGGCAAGCAGATGGCGGCCGGCTTCGACGACGAGGACTACTTCGGCCTGTCCGGCCACACGTCCGAGGAGCTGAGAGCGATGGGGTATCTGGTCTGGACGCCGCCGCAACCGAAGGGATCGTGGATCTCCGAGGGCGACTCCTCGAACTTCGCGCTCCTCGTCGACAACGGGCTGCGCAGTTACCAGCACCCCGGCTGGGGAGGCT
Coding sequences:
- a CDS encoding D-ribose ABC transporter substrate-binding protein translates to MFHRKARRTVTTTAALAAGALLLSACGSSDDSSSGSSSSKSGSKSNLVAIITPSADNPFFKAEADAAKKKAVSLGYKTSVASHDDDPNKQSELIDAAISRKAAAIILDNAGADASIGPVRKATKAGIPVFLIDREINETGIAKAQIVSNNAQGAQLAAQEFVTATKGKGEYVELTGKESDTNASVRSKGFADVISQYPDLKQVAKQTANWDQQEAFSKMETILQRNPKISGVIAGNDTMALGAVAAIKSAKRKNIVVVGFDGSPDAIAQIKAGTMRATALQPAALGAERAVEQADKYVKTGKTGQPEKQSIDCELITVKNADEYGVFAKL
- a CDS encoding nucleoside hydrolase-like domain-containing protein, whose protein sequence is MTLRVQIGTTYSPISSRIARVLVVSTAALGLTLPMAQPGSAAGGGTPAADKDRRSRTGTHATTPSAAPRTIVTTDPELDDLNSMLRMLLYSNEIDIAGLVYSSSQHHYRGDASRGLEPHRWPAPGARLHIDEAVDAYAEVYGNLVRHDPRYPSPARLRSLIATGNVIDEGDMAADTKGSDLIRKVLLDDKPGQVFLQAWGGPNTIARALKSIQDRYQGTPRWRAVYKKIVDKAVITSFGQQDSTFEDYIKPNWPDIQNREVATSVWGYGSRGVVRPEDAVYHSADWTRANVSGTGPIGASYRVWGDGKQMAAGFDDEDYFGLSGHTSEELRAMGYLVWTPPQPKGSWISEGDSSNFALLVDNGLRSYQHPGWGGWGGRQVVDPDDPHRWSNQNARDADETGATPRDYAAARWFSAIQNDFAARLDRSVSTFADANHAPRVRVPQGLDISRRAGRTVELTARTADPDGDAVTRTWWQYREAGTYPGTVAVRHTKAGAVRVVVPADARPGQTIHLVVEAKDNGTPALTSYQRVVITVT
- a CDS encoding sugar-binding transcriptional regulator; this translates as MVAAASTPTPDHMRLLIKVARMYHERGVRQPEIAAHLNMSQPRVSRLLKEAVDRGVVRTVVVSPEGVHAELEEALVARYGLRDAVVVEVEGSGADVIPALAAATATYLDATLKGGDVIGVSSWSATLLESVKVMRARTSSGAQEVVQIVGGSGSPEVQLHATRLTSRLAELTGARPVFAPSAALVGSRELRVLLSREPAMVDVMQAWSRLTLALLGIGSLDPSPLLRRSGNAITAQDQRALKKLGAVGDVCARYFDADGNSVDAPFNDRLIGIEPDQLRAVERRIAVAGGMDKVAAIRGAVRGRWINILVTDVDVARELLND